A genomic window from Chelonia mydas isolate rCheMyd1 chromosome 16, rCheMyd1.pri.v2, whole genome shotgun sequence includes:
- the FAM78A gene encoding protein FAM78A → MPNLPQDFWSVLGIALVLYAMGCIQSISCKSKVFRESISVIDVKASIDPVPTSIDESSSVVLRYRTPHFRASAQVLVPPIPKKETWIVGWIQACSHMEFYNHYGEQGMSSWELPDLQDGKIQAISDSDGVNYPWYGNTTETCMIVGPTRKESKFTISMNDNFYPSVTWAVPVSESNVAKLTSIHRNQSFTTWLVATNTTTSEMVTLQTIKWCMRLGIQVNPSRPLGQRATLGQPFAQEQPQVLNKNEPIPPSALVKPNANDAQVLMWRPKDGPPLVVIPSKYR, encoded by the exons ATGCCTAATCTTCCCCAGGATTTCTGGAGTGTCCTAGGAATTGCACTGGTGTTGTATGCCATGGGCTGTATTCAGAGTATTAGCTGCAAATCCAAAGTTTTCCGGGAAAGTATTTCAGTGATTGACGTGAAAGCCTCCATCGATCCCGTTCCCACCAGCATTGACGAGTCATCCAGCGTGGTTCTGCGATACCGGACCCCTCACTTTCGAGCCTCTGCCCAGGTCTTGGTACCCCCTATCCCTAAGAAAGAGACCTGGATTGTGGGTTGGATTCAGGCGTGTAGCCATATGGAGTTTTACAACCACTACGGGGAGCAGGGAAT GTCGAGTTGGGAGCTCCCGGATCTGCAAGATGGCAAGATCCAGGCCATAAGTGACTCAGACGGCGTGAACTACCCCTGGTACGGCAACACCACAGAAACGTGCATGATTGTGGGGCCCACCAGGAAGGAATCCAAGTTCACCATCAGTATGAATGATAACTTCTACCCAAGCGTCACGTGGGCGGTACCTGTGAGCGAGAGCAACGTGGCGAAACTCACGAGCATCCACCGGAATCAAAGCTTCACCACCTGGTTGGTTGCCACCAACACAACCACCAGCGAGATGGTGACCCTGCAGACTATCAAGTGGTGCATGAGGTTGGGCATACAGGTGAATCCCAGCAGACCCTTGGGGCAGCGTGCCACGCTGGGGCAACCCTTTGCTCAAGAGCAGCCCCAGGTCCTTAACAAGAATGAGCCAATACCACCCAGTGCCCTTGTGAAACCCAATGCCAATGATGCTCAGGTACTCATGTGGAGGCCAAAGGATGGGCCACCACTAGTGGTGATCCCTTCAAAATATCGGTAA